In one Methanobacteriaceae archaeon genomic region, the following are encoded:
- a CDS encoding MGMT family protein: protein MKNKTKKNKIKISSGKYKEFYFALACCDNNLISSSLGRDSKEEALNDLNEFVDDKYHFYINLDTEKDSKNSPELIKKIGKYYYGQNSKNKELKFDEKENFDIKVLKEVSKIPYGEFRTYKEIGESLGTKGYRAVGNALNKNPLPLFIPCHRVVKSDMTIGGFRGGLKMKKELLKREGVQFKGNKVIKK from the coding sequence ATGAAAAATAAGACTAAGAAAAATAAGATTAAAATTAGTTCCGGAAAATATAAAGAATTTTATTTTGCACTTGCTTGCTGTGATAATAATCTAATATCAAGTAGTTTGGGAAGAGATAGTAAAGAAGAAGCTTTAAATGACCTTAATGAATTTGTTGATGATAAGTATCATTTCTATATAAACTTAGATACTGAAAAAGATTCTAAAAATAGCCCTGAATTAATTAAAAAAATTGGAAAATACTATTACGGACAAAATAGTAAAAATAAAGAATTAAAATTTGATGAAAAAGAAAATTTTGATATTAAAGTTCTAAAAGAAGTTTCTAAAATCCCATACGGTGAATTTAGAACTTATAAAGAAATTGGTGAAAGTCTAGGAACAAAAGGTTATCGGGCGGTTGGAAATGCATTAAATAAAAATCCACTTCCACTTTTTATCCCTTGCCATCGTGTCGTGAAATCAGACATGACCATTGGAGGATTTCGTGGTGGATTAAAGATGAAAAAAGAACTATTAAAAAGAGAGGGAGTTCAATTTAAGGGGAATAAAGTAATTAAAAAATAG
- a CDS encoding 4Fe-4S binding protein, with the protein MKFKTDTCGYCGACVSVCHENVLSLDEWQLNIGQGCVECENCIFICPLGALKK; encoded by the coding sequence TTGAAATTCAAAACAGACACTTGTGGATATTGTGGTGCTTGTGTAAGTGTATGCCATGAAAATGTATTATCCTTGGATGAATGGCAATTAAATATTGGTCAGGGCTGTGTTGAATGTGAAAATTGCATATTCATCTGTCCCTTAGGAGCACTAAAAAAGTAG
- the cdhD gene encoding CO dehydrogenase/acetyl-CoA synthase subunit delta, which produces MDKMTQLLKLLENTKSIEINEFRMDFDELELHLMPAIQQAVQKAVTTEKAIATEIMAMEEFKPPIQDYPGKVAEVQLGKGSRTPVYLGGQQALYRFEEPQPNPPVVTFDVFDIPMPGLPRPIREHFSDVMESPGEWAKKAVKEFGANMVTMHLIGTGPKVMDKTPREGAQAVEEVLQAVDVPLVIGASGDPVKDPLVLEAAAEAAQGERCLLASANLDLDYRKVAKAAVDNDHAVLSWSITDVNMQKTLNRYLLKEGLTHNDIVMDPTTCALGYGIEFSIDIMTRTRLAALKGDTDLQMPMSSGTTNAWGSREAWMKKEEWGPTDYRGPIWEIVTGLTMMLNGVDIFMMLHPTSVKLLREIGDTFVKDYMTTELPEISDWITQLEG; this is translated from the coding sequence ATGGATAAAATGACGCAACTTCTTAAACTGCTTGAAAATACAAAATCTATAGAAATAAACGAATTTAGAATGGATTTTGATGAGCTTGAGCTACATCTAATGCCAGCCATCCAGCAAGCTGTTCAGAAGGCAGTAACAACAGAAAAAGCTATTGCAACCGAAATAATGGCCATGGAAGAATTTAAACCTCCTATACAAGACTATCCTGGAAAGGTGGCCGAAGTTCAATTAGGAAAAGGCAGCAGAACGCCAGTTTATCTAGGAGGTCAACAGGCACTTTACAGATTTGAAGAACCGCAGCCCAATCCTCCAGTAGTAACCTTTGATGTTTTTGATATTCCTATGCCTGGCCTTCCAAGGCCTATAAGGGAACATTTCAGTGATGTAATGGAAAGTCCCGGCGAATGGGCCAAAAAAGCAGTAAAAGAATTTGGTGCAAACATGGTCACCATGCACCTGATTGGGACTGGTCCTAAAGTTATGGACAAAACTCCTCGGGAAGGAGCTCAAGCTGTAGAAGAAGTTTTACAAGCAGTGGATGTGCCTCTGGTTATCGGGGCTTCTGGAGATCCTGTAAAAGATCCTTTAGTTCTAGAAGCTGCTGCTGAAGCGGCTCAGGGCGAACGATGTCTTTTAGCATCAGCAAATCTTGATCTTGATTACAGAAAAGTAGCTAAAGCAGCAGTAGATAATGATCACGCGGTTTTGTCCTGGTCAATAACTGATGTGAACATGCAAAAAACACTTAATCGTTACCTCCTGAAAGAAGGTTTAACTCACAACGACATTGTTATGGATCCAACTACTTGTGCTCTGGGTTACGGTATTGAGTTTTCTATTGATATAATGACCAGAACCAGATTAGCAGCTCTTAAAGGAGACACTGACCTGCAAATGCCAATGTCGTCGGGTACCACTAATGCATGGGGTTCCAGAGAAGCTTGGATGAAAAAAGAAGAATGGGGACCAACTGATTACCGGGGACCTATCTGGGAAATTGTAACAGGACTCACTATGATGCTCAATGGTGTCGATATCTTTATGATGCTCCACCCGACTTCTGTTAAACTCTTAAGAGAAATTGGAGACACTTTTGTAAAAGATTACATGACCACTGAGCTCCCTGAAATTAGTGACTGGATAACTCAGCTGGAGGGCTAA
- a CDS encoding glycosyltransferase family 39 protein codes for MSKKSILSSNLIAKNLNQIYLILILLGTFLVRLIPSRNLSIAGNDAYLHHDIVMRIIEQGFGVISHNPLSLMGLSSYGYPPLYHIIGTILYETFHSQLVFFILPPLLGVASVFVFYRLSHELFDNKNAELLSTLLFAFVPAFIVRTSVFIPESLGILFFISMAYFLVKYIKSIPGYENLDNFALKNFLKIFSGNYKYLLFALVIFTIYLFTHRGWVFMALVALLLMVTFLIPSFKKKPVTFSIVFILIGIGLLEFVTFVARFQQEPVTILGFPKWMGILQLVLGLYGLVIFIKSKNSLYKFLALWAIAFMVIGTYSFRFRDPYAAIPLTLMAGYVFAYILLPKINELSIFKSYKLFKRNFGGSLKIILLLILISIPIAQGVSIAYSGVSQPTANEISAFKWIENETPADAIFLTTKDDAYFLIGNTHRKDVALWKTVYEGFMGNAPSVDETVATQRDVDTMLGTAQASEAYYLLNKYNISYIYVSPGMYNLTSSNGLITYIPYDTHFKTYFVSGDASVYKYIKNPTLNPPTNNLNSSSINNTEYKKSLEFIEQFWNGYSYSENGGDYLKDSLLDLEFGGIYKGDYALNSQITILYAHMSNSSSADLNSRSQYLLNWLSYKQMETGSFPTSIPPEEYTIGTMETIYPLMNVDDEKSNINENQTIITTKGLEFVNKQTGKDYINISNVKKSQNSTLGPDYLSLKTDAQVSGMNPSGKEKIIKNVLKAQKSDGSWTSQSYQNIEILKGLCLYYNSTPDKNVLNSIKKGSKWLVNNQNSQGRFTDDGSPTNYGLNHYADAVMVYHIAGNTESVAKTLSYMANATLKDDITPLKSYLTIISNLSLIYGEDKAIEIANRMV; via the coding sequence ATGAGTAAAAAATCCATTTTAAGCTCTAATTTAATTGCAAAAAATCTTAATCAAATCTATTTAATATTAATATTACTTGGAACATTCCTCGTTAGATTAATTCCCAGCAGAAATCTTTCCATTGCAGGTAATGATGCCTATTTACACCATGATATTGTTATGAGGATAATTGAACAAGGATTTGGAGTTATATCCCATAATCCTCTTTCTTTAATGGGATTAAGTTCTTATGGTTACCCCCCATTGTATCATATCATTGGAACTATTCTTTATGAAACATTTCACAGCCAGTTAGTTTTCTTTATTTTGCCTCCGCTTCTAGGAGTTGCCTCAGTTTTTGTATTTTATAGATTATCACATGAGCTTTTTGATAATAAAAATGCAGAATTACTATCAACTCTCCTATTCGCATTTGTCCCAGCATTTATAGTTCGTACGTCTGTCTTTATACCCGAATCACTGGGAATACTATTTTTCATAAGCATGGCTTACTTTTTAGTAAAATATATCAAATCAATTCCAGGATATGAAAATCTAGATAATTTTGCCTTAAAGAATTTTCTAAAAATATTCTCTGGAAATTACAAATATTTGCTGTTTGCCTTAGTTATATTTACCATATATCTATTCACCCATAGGGGATGGGTATTTATGGCACTGGTAGCTCTGCTTTTAATGGTCACATTTTTAATACCATCATTTAAGAAAAAACCAGTTACATTTTCCATTGTATTCATTTTAATTGGAATTGGGCTTTTAGAATTTGTTACTTTCGTAGCCAGATTCCAACAGGAACCAGTAACTATTTTAGGGTTCCCCAAATGGATGGGCATTCTTCAACTAGTTCTGGGGTTATATGGGCTGGTTATTTTCATAAAATCAAAGAATTCATTATATAAATTCTTGGCATTATGGGCCATTGCATTTATGGTCATTGGAACATACTCCTTTAGATTTAGAGACCCATATGCAGCAATTCCATTAACATTAATGGCAGGATATGTATTTGCATATATTTTATTGCCTAAAATTAATGAACTTTCAATTTTCAAAAGTTATAAACTCTTTAAAAGAAACTTCGGTGGAAGTTTAAAAATAATTCTATTATTAATCCTTATTTCAATTCCTATAGCTCAAGGAGTATCAATTGCTTACAGTGGTGTCAGCCAGCCTACAGCAAATGAAATTTCGGCTTTTAAGTGGATTGAAAACGAAACACCAGCAGATGCAATTTTTTTAACAACAAAAGATGATGCATATTTCTTAATAGGTAATACACATCGTAAAGATGTTGCTCTCTGGAAAACGGTTTATGAAGGATTTATGGGAAATGCACCTTCTGTTGATGAAACTGTGGCCACCCAAAGAGATGTAGATACTATGTTAGGGACTGCCCAGGCAAGTGAAGCCTATTATCTCTTAAATAAATACAATATAAGCTATATCTACGTATCTCCCGGCATGTACAACCTAACATCTTCCAATGGGTTGATAACTTACATACCATATGATACTCACTTTAAAACATATTTTGTTTCGGGAGATGCTTCTGTTTATAAATATATTAAAAATCCTACATTAAATCCCCCTACTAATAACTTAAACTCCTCATCAATTAATAATACAGAATATAAAAAGAGTTTAGAATTTATAGAACAATTCTGGAATGGTTACAGTTATTCTGAAAATGGGGGGGACTATTTAAAAGATTCACTCCTTGATTTAGAATTTGGAGGCATATACAAAGGAGATTATGCATTAAATTCACAAATAACTATATTATATGCTCATATGTCTAATAGCTCGAGTGCAGATCTAAATAGTCGTTCACAATATTTACTTAACTGGTTGAGTTATAAACAAATGGAAACTGGGTCTTTCCCTACAAGCATACCTCCAGAAGAGTATACTATAGGAACAATGGAAACTATATATCCATTAATGAATGTGGATGATGAAAAGTCAAATATTAATGAAAATCAGACCATTATAACCACAAAAGGCCTTGAGTTTGTTAATAAACAAACTGGAAAAGATTATATAAATATTTCCAATGTTAAAAAATCTCAAAACAGCACCTTAGGTCCAGATTATTTAAGTCTGAAAACCGATGCTCAGGTAAGTGGAATGAATCCATCAGGCAAGGAAAAAATCATCAAAAATGTTTTAAAAGCGCAAAAAAGTGATGGTTCCTGGACTTCACAATCCTATCAAAATATTGAGATTCTTAAAGGCCTCTGTCTTTATTATAATTCCACACCGGATAAAAATGTTTTAAATTCTATTAAAAAGGGATCCAAATGGTTAGTAAACAATCAAAATTCTCAAGGAAGATTTACTGATGATGGTAGCCCGACTAACTATGGCTTGAATCACTATGCTGATGCAGTTATGGTTTATCACATCGCAGGAAATACAGAATCTGTAGCAAAAACATTAAGTTACATGGCCAATGCCACTTTAAAAGACGATATTACGCCTTTAAAGTCTTATTTGACCATTATTTCTAACTTGAGTTTAATATATGGGGAAGATAAAGCTATTGAAATAGCCAATAGGATGGTGTAA
- a CDS encoding 4Fe-4S dicluster domain-containing protein produces the protein MNTLMVVDPQSCSECFDCINACKKTHGVARAKKSSSIPVFCLQCHPDKAPCARICPTGAIKDENGSLKVDEESCILCRLCMIACPIGILVIDEEKKSAQKCTLCMDADTIIPACVEACKDNVLKIFSIEDLEDLKTDDEFTDVLEEALKIYKTKI, from the coding sequence ATGAATACTCTGATGGTTGTTGATCCCCAAAGTTGTAGTGAATGCTTTGACTGTATCAATGCATGTAAAAAAACTCATGGGGTGGCCAGGGCCAAAAAAAGCAGTTCAATACCTGTTTTTTGTTTGCAGTGCCATCCTGATAAGGCTCCATGTGCAAGAATATGCCCTACTGGCGCCATAAAAGATGAAAATGGTTCGTTAAAAGTTGATGAGGAATCCTGTATTTTATGCAGATTATGTATGATTGCCTGTCCTATAGGTATTCTGGTAATCGATGAGGAGAAAAAATCAGCTCAAAAATGCACTCTTTGTATGGATGCCGATACCATCATTCCGGCTTGTGTGGAAGCATGTAAAGATAATGTTTTAAAAATATTCTCGATAGAAGATTTAGAAGATCTTAAAACAGATGATGAGTTCACGGATGTGCTGGAAGAGGCTCTTAAAATCTATAAAACAAAAATCTAA
- the acsC gene encoding acetyl-CoA decarbonylase/synthase complex subunit gamma, whose product MSVTAMDIYRLLPKTNCAKCGEASCMAFATKLSEKETDLELCTELAANEMQALENLLAPAVREVIIGKGDKAIAIGGDEVLYRYELTYYNPTALVIDVNDEMEAAEFEERVKTIENTEFERTGELLTLDAIAIRNKSGDADKFAAAASKLKESKYPLVLCSLDPLAMKKALEVVGDENPLIYGVTENNFEDMADLAVEYQCPVTLFVPGDLEKMKELSHTLRAKGLKDIVLDPGTFVGDAIGDTLDNFVMIKRLAIEERDEDFRFPILGIPALLRLNNDEDEVTKSIKEATIAATLLNKYADMLILNGTEIWEIIPVLTLRQSLYTDPRKPQAVDAGLYEFGELDENSPVLLTTNFALTYYTVEGDLKSGKASTYLLVLDTVGRAVDVSLAGGQLNGKAVADLIKETGIEDKVKTRKMIIPGLAAPVSGEIEDDSGWEVVVGPRDSSAVPDYLTKNI is encoded by the coding sequence ATGAGTGTTACTGCAATGGATATTTACAGATTACTTCCAAAAACCAACTGTGCTAAATGTGGAGAAGCATCATGCATGGCTTTTGCCACTAAATTGTCTGAGAAGGAAACTGACTTGGAATTATGTACTGAACTTGCTGCCAATGAAATGCAAGCACTGGAGAACTTACTTGCTCCTGCAGTTAGAGAGGTCATTATAGGCAAAGGAGACAAGGCTATAGCTATTGGTGGGGACGAAGTACTTTACAGATATGAACTTACATATTACAACCCAACTGCACTAGTTATTGATGTCAATGATGAGATGGAAGCTGCAGAATTTGAAGAAAGGGTTAAAACTATTGAAAATACTGAATTTGAGAGAACTGGGGAACTATTAACTCTCGATGCTATAGCTATTAGAAATAAATCTGGTGATGCAGATAAATTTGCTGCTGCGGCTTCAAAACTAAAAGAATCAAAATATCCTTTAGTATTATGTTCTTTGGACCCATTAGCAATGAAAAAGGCTCTGGAAGTGGTAGGGGATGAAAATCCACTTATATATGGAGTTACTGAAAATAATTTCGAAGATATGGCTGATTTAGCTGTGGAATACCAGTGTCCGGTGACATTATTTGTACCTGGAGATCTGGAAAAGATGAAAGAGCTTTCCCACACTCTAAGGGCCAAAGGACTTAAAGATATAGTCTTAGATCCAGGTACCTTTGTGGGAGATGCTATTGGTGATACTCTGGATAATTTCGTCATGATTAAAAGGTTGGCTATTGAAGAACGTGATGAAGACTTCCGTTTCCCAATACTGGGGATTCCAGCTCTTTTAAGATTAAATAATGATGAAGATGAAGTGACCAAAAGTATTAAAGAGGCCACTATTGCTGCCACATTACTAAATAAATACGCAGATATGCTTATCTTAAATGGAACTGAAATATGGGAAATTATACCTGTTTTAACTTTAAGACAGAGTTTATACACTGATCCAAGAAAACCACAAGCTGTTGATGCTGGTTTATATGAATTTGGTGAACTTGATGAGAATTCACCCGTGCTTCTCACCACTAACTTTGCTTTGACGTATTACACTGTTGAAGGGGATTTAAAGTCTGGAAAAGCAAGCACTTATCTCCTGGTCCTTGATACTGTGGGTCGAGCAGTTGATGTATCCCTAGCTGGTGGTCAATTAAACGGAAAAGCAGTAGCTGATTTAATTAAAGAAACTGGAATTGAAGATAAGGTTAAAACCAGAAAAATGATTATTCCTGGTTTAGCAGCCCCCGTAAGTGGAGAAATAGAGGATGATAGTGGATGGGAAGTTGTTGTAGGACCAAGAGATTCTTCTGCTGTTCCAGATTATCTAACAAAAAACATTTAA
- a CDS encoding AAA family ATPase, with the protein MIIAVSGKGGTGKTMVSSALVNLLSKTGKDILAIDADPDSNLPEALGIDVLKTVGDVREELKKDTASGNIPSSANKWDILDYKIMESVVETPEFDLLVMGRPEGSGCYCAVNNMLRKIIETISSNYDFIVIDTEAGLEHLSRRTTQNVDVMLVVTDPSYRGILTAQRIGELAKELEINFKKLFLILNRVKIEDEKNLREKAEATGLELGGLIYEDSVVSEYDMEGRPLIELPSDAVSVKELTKIVEKILKFH; encoded by the coding sequence TTGATAATTGCAGTAAGTGGAAAAGGCGGAACTGGAAAAACAATGGTTTCGTCGGCTCTGGTAAATCTATTATCCAAAACAGGCAAGGATATCTTGGCCATTGATGCAGATCCTGATTCCAATCTACCAGAAGCTTTAGGAATTGATGTTCTTAAAACTGTCGGTGATGTTAGAGAAGAATTAAAAAAGGACACTGCTTCAGGTAACATACCTTCTAGTGCCAACAAGTGGGATATTCTAGACTATAAAATAATGGAATCTGTGGTCGAAACCCCCGAATTTGATTTGCTGGTTATGGGGAGGCCTGAGGGAAGTGGGTGTTACTGTGCAGTTAATAATATGCTCCGAAAAATCATTGAAACTATTTCTTCCAACTATGACTTCATTGTCATAGATACTGAAGCTGGATTAGAACATTTAAGCCGTAGAACAACCCAAAATGTGGATGTGATGTTGGTGGTAACTGATCCTTCTTACCGTGGTATATTAACCGCTCAGAGAATTGGAGAACTGGCCAAAGAGCTGGAAATAAATTTCAAAAAGCTTTTCCTCATACTAAACCGGGTTAAAATCGAAGATGAAAAGAATCTTCGTGAAAAAGCCGAAGCAACTGGCCTGGAATTAGGTGGGCTAATTTATGAGGATTCTGTGGTTTCAGAATACGACATGGAAGGAAGGCCTTTGATTGAGTTACCCTCGGATGCTGTTTCTGTAAAAGAACTTACCAAAATTGTCGAAAAGATTTTAAAATTCCATTAA
- a CDS encoding HEAT repeat domain-containing protein has protein sequence MTLNKYKVDVDELMAEKDVPGLIDALEHEDFIVRKEATRALKYVGDQRAVSALIKSLEYEDWHSKFSVLGTVRANAAEALGKIQSKYAVTPLIERLDDSDSEVRWKAAEALGRIGDYEALEPLIYALNDTDGDVRKQAARSLGELDDPIAVDALIEALSDRDWPVRKNAATSLGRIGDERALKPLLKALDDKDIDVRRHAIGALVKMKSKAVKPLLKKLHDTDWQTRAIAAESLGRIGSKKALEPLIKALSDRRFRDENRYVRGKAAEALGRIGDKVAVKYLEKALDEKYIFVRKRAQEALDLIELAPDLDHFENEEFCFDYPLFWDLDDVYKWEKLLIGYWPPKSLKFSINRKTNAEDVTIGEFADIIAEVFHEQHIEKVFKTEDHIAGSRAFKVVGDNYKFDPAKRTIVIVFKKYDNLYYFWFTGNIKDMDEASKYMKIMINSFHIK, from the coding sequence ATGACTTTAAACAAGTACAAAGTCGATGTAGACGAGTTGATGGCGGAAAAAGATGTTCCGGGACTTATTGATGCTTTAGAACATGAAGATTTCATAGTGAGAAAAGAAGCTACTCGTGCTTTAAAATATGTAGGAGATCAACGAGCAGTATCTGCCTTAATCAAATCTCTGGAATATGAAGATTGGCATTCTAAATTTTCAGTCCTCGGCACTGTGCGTGCCAATGCTGCAGAAGCACTAGGAAAAATACAAAGTAAATATGCTGTGACTCCATTAATAGAACGTCTTGATGATTCTGATTCAGAAGTTCGATGGAAAGCAGCTGAAGCATTAGGTAGAATAGGGGATTATGAAGCATTAGAACCATTAATCTATGCCCTAAATGATACTGATGGAGATGTTCGTAAACAAGCAGCCCGATCTTTGGGAGAGCTGGATGATCCTATAGCCGTTGATGCATTGATTGAAGCGTTATCAGATAGGGATTGGCCAGTACGTAAAAATGCTGCTACTTCTTTAGGAAGAATAGGTGACGAAAGAGCACTCAAACCACTACTGAAAGCCCTGGATGATAAAGATATTGATGTCAGACGCCATGCGATTGGTGCATTGGTAAAAATGAAAAGTAAAGCCGTTAAGCCACTTTTAAAAAAGCTTCATGACACTGATTGGCAAACACGAGCAATTGCTGCTGAATCTTTAGGACGTATAGGTAGTAAAAAAGCACTAGAACCATTAATAAAAGCATTGAGCGATCGCAGATTTCGAGATGAAAATCGTTATGTTAGAGGCAAAGCAGCAGAGGCCTTGGGAAGAATAGGAGATAAAGTGGCAGTTAAATATTTAGAAAAGGCCTTAGATGAAAAATATATATTCGTCCGCAAAAGAGCCCAAGAAGCCCTTGATTTAATTGAATTGGCACCCGACCTGGATCATTTTGAAAATGAGGAGTTTTGTTTTGATTATCCATTGTTCTGGGACTTGGACGATGTATATAAATGGGAAAAGCTATTGATTGGTTATTGGCCTCCTAAAAGTCTTAAATTTTCAATTAACCGCAAAACTAATGCGGAAGACGTTACTATTGGTGAATTTGCAGACATTATAGCTGAAGTTTTTCATGAACAGCACATTGAAAAAGTATTCAAAACAGAGGATCATATTGCAGGTTCCCGTGCTTTTAAAGTTGTTGGTGATAATTATAAGTTTGACCCAGCAAAACGAACTATAGTTATAGTCTTCAAAAAGTACGACAATTTATATTATTTCTGGTTCACAGGAAACATCAAAGATATGGATGAAGCATCAAAATACATGAAGATAATGATAAATAGTTTCCATATAAAGTAA
- a CDS encoding NAD(P)/FAD-dependent oxidoreductase: protein MNYDVVVVGGRVSGSIASMYASKNGANVLMIEKHQEIGTPVQCAGGVSDSFFKKIDISPSSEYTLARVKGATIYSPDKNSVTSKNKILKGRILERKNFDKNLAIQSANAGTEIMLKTSVKGLITENGQVKGVVAKHLGKILEIPAKIVIAADGIESNMGQFYGLENRFKPKDICSCAQFEMVGLDVDPEMMKFYFGQKIAPGGYAWIFPKGDNRANVGLGIRSSQCTAYHYLQKFTENLGGKKVEFNVGAVPIGGPIQKTYGNGLIVVGDAAGQVDPVTGGGIHVSAECAKIAGMVAADAVQKEDYSEKYLKSYEKIWKKQVGKNLEKSLRFRKIFDKLNDEDINNLLRSAQNNDIDTISKLSILRLLKGYPELLKLLRTIL from the coding sequence ATGAATTACGATGTAGTTGTAGTTGGAGGCCGTGTTTCTGGATCTATAGCCTCAATGTATGCATCGAAAAATGGTGCAAATGTTTTAATGATTGAAAAACATCAAGAAATTGGAACTCCTGTCCAATGCGCCGGCGGAGTTAGTGATTCTTTTTTTAAAAAAATAGATATTTCACCATCCTCAGAATACACCCTTGCTAGAGTCAAAGGAGCTACAATATACTCCCCTGACAAAAATAGTGTAACTTCAAAAAATAAAATTTTAAAAGGCCGTATCTTAGAGAGAAAAAATTTCGATAAAAATTTAGCCATACAATCAGCAAATGCCGGAACCGAAATAATGCTGAAAACCAGCGTGAAGGGATTAATTACAGAAAATGGTCAAGTGAAAGGTGTTGTAGCTAAACACCTGGGAAAGATCTTAGAAATACCTGCCAAAATAGTTATTGCTGCGGATGGAATTGAATCAAATATGGGCCAATTTTATGGATTAGAAAATCGATTTAAACCTAAAGATATCTGTTCATGTGCTCAATTTGAAATGGTGGGCTTAGATGTTGACCCGGAAATGATGAAATTCTATTTTGGCCAAAAAATAGCACCCGGAGGATATGCTTGGATATTTCCCAAAGGAGATAATCGAGCCAATGTAGGGTTGGGCATTAGAAGTTCCCAATGTACTGCCTACCACTATCTCCAAAAATTTACAGAAAATTTAGGTGGTAAAAAAGTTGAATTCAATGTGGGTGCAGTCCCTATAGGCGGACCGATTCAAAAAACCTATGGAAATGGCCTAATAGTTGTGGGAGATGCTGCCGGACAGGTTGATCCTGTGACGGGTGGTGGAATTCATGTTTCTGCAGAATGTGCTAAAATAGCAGGTATGGTTGCTGCCGATGCTGTTCAAAAAGAGGACTACTCGGAAAAATACTTGAAAAGTTACGAAAAAATTTGGAAAAAACAAGTGGGTAAAAATTTAGAAAAATCACTGCGATTTAGAAAAATTTTTGATAAACTCAATGATGAAGATATAAATAACCTACTAAGATCTGCCCAAAATAATGATATTGATACAATTTCCAAATTATCTATTTTAAGACTTTTAAAAGGCTATCCTGAGCTTTTAAAACTCCTTAGAACAATTTTATAG